From a single Sander vitreus isolate 19-12246 chromosome 4, sanVit1, whole genome shotgun sequence genomic region:
- the pck1 gene encoding phosphoenolpyruvate carboxykinase, cytosolic [GTP] encodes MPPQLPSQKQNGPRILQGDLSALSPAIKEFVDANVSLCQPDSLHICDGSDEENRAILTQLEEQGMITKLTKYENCWLARTDPRDVARVESKTVIVTRDQRDTVPTPLGGGVSQLGRWMSPEEFDKAMDQRFPGCMKGRTMYVIPFSMGPVGSPLSKIGVELTDSPYVVASMRVMTRMGTAVLSALGTGEFVRCLHSVGCPLPLKKPLVNNWPCNPEQTLVAHIPDRRQIVSFGSGYGGNSLLGKKCFALRIASRIAKEEGWLAEHMLILGVTNPAGEKKYMAAAFPSACGKTNLAMLCPTLPGWKVECVGDDIAWMKFDNQGNLRAINPENGFFGVAPGTSVNTNPNAMETIIKNTVFTNVAETSDGGVYWEGMDQSLPDGVTITSWKNKPWSSQDGEPCAHPNSRFCTPAGQCPIIDPLWESPEGVPIEAIIFGGRRPEGVPLVYEAFSWQHGVFVGAAMRSEATAAAEHKGKMIMHDPFAMRPFFGYNFGQYLSHWLSMAERPGTKLPKIFHVNWFRKSPTAGFLWPGFGDNIRVLDWMFRRVNGEAGAMPSAVGYLPYGDSLNLQGLQGDVNLPELFSLDQEFWQREVEEVRKYLTEQVNDDLPNEVARQLELLQQRVNQM; translated from the exons ATGCCTCCTCAGCTTCCGTCCCAGAAACAGAACGGTCCCAGGATCCTGCAGGGCGATCTGAGTGCCCTCAGCCCGGCCATCAAGGAGTTTGTGGATGCCAACGTGAGTCTGTGCCAGCCCGACTCCCTCCACATCTGCGACGGCTCTGACGAGGAGAACCGTGCCATCCTGACTCAGCTGGAGGAGCAGGGGATGATCACGAAGCTTACCAAATATGAGAACTG ctggTTGGCCAGGACCGACCCGAGGGATGTGGCTCGTGTGGAGAGTAAGACTGTGATTGTGACCCGGGACCAGAGGGACACGGTGCCCACACCGCTGGGGGGCGGAGTCAGCCAGCTGGGCCGCTGGATGTCCCCGGAAGAATTCGACAAGGCGATGGATCAGCGGTTCCCTGGCTGCATGAAAG GCCGTACCATGTATGTGATTCCCTTCAGCATGGGTCCGGTAGGTTCCCCCCTGTCTAAGATCGGAGTGGAGCTGACGGACTCTCCCTACGTGGTGGCCAGTATGAGGGTGATGACCCGTATGGGGACGGCTGTGCTGTCCGCTCTGGGGACAGGAGAGTTTGTCCGCTGCCTGCACTCCGTCGGCTGTCCTCTGCCGCTCAAAA AGCCCTTGGTGAACAACTGGCCCTGTAACCCCGAGCAGACGTTAGTCGCCCACATCCCGGACCGCCGACAGATCGTCTCGTTCGGTAGCGGTTACGGAGGAAACTCCCTGCTGGGGAAGAAGTGCTTTGCTTTGCGCATTGCCTCACGTATCGCCAAAGAGGAGGGTTGGCTGGCAGAGCACATGCTG ATCCTGGGCGTCACCAACCCTGCTGGGGAGAAGAAGTACATGGCAGCAGCCTTCCCCAGTGCCTGCGGGAAGACAAACCTGGCCATGCTCTGTCCCACGCTGCCCGGCTGGAAGGTCGAGTGCGTGGGAGACGACATCGCCTGGATGAAGTTTGACAACCAAG GCAACCTGCGTGCAATCAACCCTGAGAATGGCTTTTTCGGAGTTGCGCCCGGCACCTCGGTCAACACCAACCCCAACGCCATGGAGACAATCATCAAGAACACCGTTTTCACCAACGTTGCAGAGACCAGCGACGGCGGTGTGTACTGGGAGGGAATGGACCAATCGCTGCCCGACGGGGTCACCATCACCTCCTGGAAGAACAAACCCTGGAGCTCGCAGGATG gcgAACCCTGTGCTCACCCCAACTCTCGTTTCTGCACTCCGGCCGGGCAGTGTCCCATCATCGATCCACTGTGGGAATCCCCAGAGGGAGTCCCCATCGAGGCCATCATATTCGGAGGCCGCAGGCCAGAAG GTGTCCCTCTGGTATACGAGGCTTTCAGCTGGCAACACGGAGTGTTTGTTGGAGCAGCCATGAGGTCGGAGGCCACTGCTGCAGCTGAACACAAAG GCAAAATGATCATGCACGACCCCTTCGCCATGCGCCCCTTCTTCGGCTACAACTTCGGCCAGTACCTCTCTCACTGGCTGAGTATGGCCGAGCGCCCCGGCACAAAGCTCCCCAAGATCTTTCACGTCAACTGGTTCCGCAAGAGCCCCACCGCCGGATTCCTATGGCCCGGTTTTGGCGACAACATCCGCGTGCTGGACTGGATGTTCAGGCGGGTGAATGGCGAGGCCGGCGCCATGCCTTCTGCTGTGGGCTACCTGCCATACGGTGATTCCCTGAATCTGCAGGGTCTGCAGGGGGACGTGAACCTCCCCGAGCTGTTCTCCCTGGATCAGGAGTTCTGGCagagggaggtggaggaggtgaggaagtACCTTACCGAGCAGGTGAACGACGACCTGCCCAACGAGGTAGCCAGGCAGCTGGAGCTCCTGCAGCAGAGAGTGAATCAGATGTGA